GGTGGTCCGGGCGCTGGCTTTCCAGGCGGCCTACCTCACGGCGGCCGGGGCGGCCGGCCGGATGGGCGCGGCGGAGCTGGCCGCGCACCAGGTCGGCCTGCTGCTGTGGACGTTCATCGCGCTGCTGCTGGACTCGTTCGCGATCGCGGCGCAGGCGCTGATCGGCGCGGCGCTGGGCGGCGGGGCGGTCGCGGCGGCCAAGCGCACCGCCTGGCGGGTCAGCCGCTACGGTTTCACCGCCGGGGTGGTGTTCGCGGTGGTGATGGCGGCCGGCTGGTACCTGATCCCGGCCCTGTTCACCTCTGATGCGGGCGTTCGCGAGCAGATGCACGTGCTGTGGCCGTGGCTGGTCTGCATGATGCCGGTCGCCGGCATCGTCTTCGCGCTGGACGGCGTGCTGCTCGGCGCCGGTGACAACGCCTTCATCCGCAGCGTCACCCTGGTCGGGGCGCTCGGCGGCTTCGTGCCGCTGTGCCTGCTGGCGTTGTGGCTGGACTGGGGGCTGTCCGGGGTCTGGGCGGGCCTGGCGGCCTTCATCGGGCTGCGGTTCGTCGGGATGGTGTGGCGGACCCGGTCCGGGCGCTGGCTGGTGGTCGGCGAGCAGCGCTGACCCGCGCGCCCGGTTCGCTACCCTCTCCGCGGAACGCGGGACCCACGATGCGAAGGACGACATGGCGAAGAAGGGCCCGACCGGGCCGGGCGGGTTGATCATCGTCGACAAGCCGGCCGGCATGACCTCCCACGACGTGGTCGCCAAGGTCCGCCGGATCGCCGGCACCCGCCGGGTCGGGCACGCCGGCACGCTGGACCCGATGGCGACCGGGGTGCTGGTGCTGGGCGTGGAGCGGGCCACCAAGCTGATGAATCACCTGATCCTCACCGACAAGACCTACCTGGCCACCATCCGGCTGGGTGAGACGACCAGCACCGACGACGCCGAGGGGACGGTGCTGTCCGCTGCCTCGGCCGCCGAGCTCGACCCGGCCGCCATCCGGTCCGCGATCAGCGCCCTGACCGGTGAGATCCTGCAGCGGCCGTCCTCGGTGTCGGCGATCAAGGTGGCCGGTGAGCGGGCCTACGCCCGGGTGCGGGCCGGCGAGACGGTGGAGCTGGCGGCCAGGCCGGTGACGGTGCAGCGGTTCGAGCTGGTCAGCGAGCCGCGCCGGGCGGGGGAGTGCTGTGACCTGGATGTGCTGGTGGACTGCACCTCGGGCACCTACGTCCGGGCATTGGCCCGTGACCTGGGTGAGCTGCTCGGGGTCGGCGGCCACCTCACCGCGCTGCGCCGCACCCGGGTCGGGGTGTTCACCGTGGCGCAGGCGCTGAGCCTGGAGCAGCTGGCCGAACTGCCCGACCCGATCGCGCTGCCGCTGCCGCGGGCGATCGCGGCCACCATGCCGGTGCGCGCGCTGAGCCCGGCCGAGGCCGGCGAGCTGACGTTCGGCCGCACCATTCCCCCGGCCGGCATCGAGGGCGTCTACGGCGGAATCGCCGAGACCGGCGAGGCGGTGGCGCTGCTGCGGGAGTCCGACGGCCGCGCCCGGCCGGTGCTCGGTTTCACCCCCGCCAGTTGAGGGCGCGCCCGCCGGATGGGCGGGGACGTCCCGGGCCGGCGGCTAAACTATGCCCGAAGAGCCCGCCTGCGGTTCGCGCTCGCGGCGCGTCGGAGCTGCGCTCATCGCAGTGGAACCGATCCCATCCTTTAGGAGACGTAGCGACTCATGGCCACCACGAATGACCTGAAGAACGGCCTGGTGCTCAACATCGACGGCCAGCTGTGGACCGTCGTGGAGTTCCAGCACGTCAAGCCGGGCAAGGGCGGCGCATTCGTGCGGACCACGCTGAAGAACGTGCTGTCGGGCAAGGTGGTCGACCGGACCTTCAACGCCGGCACCAAGGTCGAGACCGCGACGGTGGACAAGCGGGCGATGACCTACCTCTACAAGGAGGGCGAGGACTTCGTCTTCATGGACGGCGACACCTACGAGCAGATGCACGTGCCCGCCAGGGTGGTCGGTGACGGCGCGAACTACCTGCTCGACAACGCCGAGGCGGTGGTCGCGGTGCACGAGGGCCTTCCGCTCTACATCGAACTGCCGACCTCGGTCGAGCTGCTGATCACCTACACCGAGCCGGGACTGCAGGGCGACCGGGCGACCGGCGGCACCAAGCCCGCCACGGTGGAGACCGGCGCCGAGGTGCAGGTGCCGCTGTTCGTCACCACCGGCGAGAAGATCAAGATCGACACCCGGGACGGCCGTTACCTCGGCCGGATCAACAGTTGAGCATCTAGCATGGCCGCCCGCAGCAAGGCCCGAAAACGCGCCGTCGACCTGATCTACGAGGCTGATCTTCGCGGAGCCGATCCGGTGACGATGCTGGCCGAGCGGATCGCGCTGGCCGACCCGCCGGTCAACGACTACACCGTCGAGCTGATCGAGGGGGTCACCGAGCACCGGGCCGCGATCGATCAGCTGCTCACCGACTACTCCGAGGGCTGGACGCTGGACCGGATGCCGGGAGTGGACCGGGCGGTCTTGCGAGTAGGGCTCTACGAGTTGCTGTGGGCGCCGGATGTGCCGGACGCGGTGGCCATCGACGAGGCGGTCGAGCTGGCCAAGCTGCTGTCCACCGACGAGTCACCCAAGTTCGTCAACGGGATTCTGGGCAGGGTGCTGCGCGATCAACTACCGGCCGGCGGCGCGAGCGCCACCTGAGGTCGCCCACCGGATGACTCAGGGGCCGGGTGACTCAGGGTCTGAGGCCCTGGTCTGAGGCCCTAGTCGAGCTGGCCGTGCCCGATCGAGCCCGGGGCCAGCACGCCCCAGCTGAGCAGCTTCTCGGTCAGCCGTTCCAGCGAGGTGTCGAACATCAGGGCCAGGGCCCGCAGGTCCTCGCCGCGGATCGAGAGCACCTTGTTGCCGTAGTCGCCACGCTGGCGCTGGATGGAGTGCGCGTAACGCACCAGCGGCGCGGCGTCCTCGGCGGGCACGTGCTGCAGCTTCTGCAGGTCGAGCACGACCTTGCCGCCGCTGTCGGCCCGGCTGCTGGGCACGCCGTCCTCGGTGGGCAGCAACTCTGAGATGGGCACGCCGTAGAACTCGGCCAGTTCGGCGAGGCGGGCCACCGACACGGCGCGGTCGCCGCGCTCGTAGGAGCCGACCACGACCGCCTTCCACTTGCCGTTGGACTTGCGTTCGACGCCGTGCAGGGACAGCCGCTGCTGGGATCGGACCGCCCTCAGCCTGGTGCCGAGCGCACGGGCGTACTCGCGGTCGCCCGGAGCCAGCCCGGCTGCCTCGGAGCCGACGCCTTCAGCGGCCGAGGCTGCGGCTACGTCTTCACCGATGGTCGGAGTGTTGTGCTCAGTCACGTCCCCGTCCTTAAACGTAAGTGGCCACGCGTGGTAGTCATTGTGGTCTGACTTATTACCCAATGTCTGCTGGTAACGCTGACTTCACAGGGTAACACTTCCACATACTGTAACCGGGTAAGCCGACACAAGCGCCCGTACATGGTTGCCATCCTTCATTCTGCTACCGTCGGTGTCTATTCGACGTCCCTTTAACGACTCGTCCTGTGAGGCGGGGAAGGGGGTCTTCGCAGCGTGCCTGCGCAGCCAAGCCCAGCAACACCCTCTCGCGTGACGGCTACCTTCACCGCACCCACCTCAGCCGGCCCGCCGAACGCAGCAACCACACCCAGCACAGCTACCACAGCTACCACACCCGCCGGGCCGCCGACAGCCTCCCGGTCAGCGGGCGCCAAGACCGTCCTGCACGCCGATGACATCTCCCGGGTGCTGGACCGGATCGCCCACCAGATCCTGGAGAAGACCCAGGGCGGTGACGGCGTGGTCCTGCTGGGCATCCCGACCCGGGGTCAGCCCCTGGCACACCGGCTGGCTGCCCGCATCGCCAGCTTCTCCGGCGTCCAGGTCGGCCTGGGCAGCCTGGACATCACCCTCTACCGCGACGACCTGCGCACCCAGGCCAGCCGGCCACTGGGGCGCACCGTCGAGCCGGCGGGCGGGGTGGACGCCAAGCTGGTGATCCTGGTCGATGACGTGCTGTTCTCCGGCCGCACCGTGCGGGCCGCGCTGGACGCGCTGACCGACCTGGGCCGCCCGCGCGCCGTGCAGCTGGCGGTGCTGGTCGACCGGGGCCACCGCGAGCTGCCGATCCGGGCCGACTACGTGGGCAAGAACCTGCCGACCTCGCCCGAGGAGCAGGTGCGGGTCAGCCTGGTCGAGACCGACGGGGTGGACGAGGTCAGCATCGTCGCGGCCGGGGGCCAGGCATGATCAGGCACCTGCTCTCAGCCGGCGATCTCGACGCGGCCAGTGCCAGCCAGATCCTGGACTCGGCCGAGCAGATGGACGCGATCCAGACCCGGCAGGTCAAGAAGCTGCCCGCGCTGCGCGGGCGCACCATCGTCAACCTGTTCTTCGAGGACTCCACCCGGACCAGGTCGTCCTTCGAGATCGCCGGAAAGTGGCTGTCGGCCGACGTGATCAACGTCAGCGCCAAGGGCTCCAGCGTCAGCAAGGGCGAGAGCCTGCGCGACACCGCGTTGACGGTCGCCGCGCTCGGGGTGGACGCGCTGGTGGTCCGGCATCCCAGCTCCGGCGCGGTGCAGCGGATCACCGAATGGGTCGACTGCCACGTCATCAACGCCGGCGACGGAACCCACGAGCACCCGACCCAGGCGCTGCTGGACGCGTTCTCGCTGCGCCGCCGGCTCGGCGAGCTGGCCGGCCGGCACATCGTCATCGTCGGCGACCTGGTGCACAGCCGGGTGGCCAGGTCCAACGTCGCGCTGCTCACCCTGCTGGGCGCGCAGGTGACCCTGGTCGCGCCGCCCACCCTGATGCCGGCGGGCGTGCACGGGTGGAACTGCGTCACCAGCTGGGACCTGGACGCGACGCTGGCCGGCAAGGTGGCCGGCGACGTCGACGCCGTGATGATGCTGCGCGTCCAGCGCGAGCGGATGGGCGGCGGCTCGGCAGGCGGTGGCCGGGCCGCGGTCGGCTACTTCCCGACCGAGCGGGAGTACGCGATCGGCTACGGCCTGAGCCCGGCCCGGCTGGAGCTGCTGCCCGAGCACGCGCCGGTGCTGCACCCGGGCCCGATGAACCGCGGCCTGGAGATCTCTTCGGCGGCGGCCGACAGCGGCCGGTCGCTGGTGCTGGACCAGGTCCGGGCCGGGGTGGCCGTCCGGATGGCGGTGCTCTACCACCTGCTGGCCGGCGCGGACGAGGCGACCGGCGCGCTGCGAGCGGCGCCGGCCGAGACGGCGGGGGCGTCCTCGTGACCGGAGCTGCCCGGCCGGCTCCGGTGCTGTTGCGCGGGGTGCGGCCGTTGGGCGGCGCGCCGGCCGACGTACTGGTGGCCGACGGGGTCATCGTCGAGGTCGGGTCCGGGCTGGAGCTACCGGACGGCGCACAGCTGATCGAGGCCGACGGCGCGGTGCTGCTGCCGGGCCTGGTCGACCTGCACACCCACCTGCGCGAGCCCGGGCGCGAGGACACCGAGACGATCGCCACCGGCTCGGCCGCGGCCGCGCTCGGCGGGTTCACCGCGGTGCACGCCATGGCCAACACCAACCCGGTCGCCGACACCGCCGAGATGGTCGAGCAGGTGGCCAGGCTGGGCGAGCTGGCCGGCCTGGTCGACGTCCGCCCGGTCGGGGCGGTCTCGCGCGGACTGGCCGGCGAGCAGCTTGCCGAGATCGCCAACATGGCGCGATCGGCCGCCGGGGTAAGGGTGTTCAGCGACGACGGCCACTGCGTCAGCGACGCCCGGCTGATGCGCCGGGCGCTGGAGTACCTCAAGCCGTTCGACGCGGTGCTGGCCCAGCACGCCCAGGACCCGCGGCTGGCCGACGCCAGCTGCTGTGCCCACGAGGGCGAGCTGTCGGGCCGGCTGGGGCTGCCCGGCTGGCCCTCGGTCGCCGAGGAGAGCATCATCGCCCGCGACGTGATGCTGGCCCGGCACACCGGCTCGCGGCTGCACGTCTGCCACGTCTCCAGCGCCGGCAGCGTCGAGGTGCTGCGCTGGGCCAAGGCCCGGGGCATCCCGGTCACCGCCGAGGTGACCCCGCACCACCTGCTGCTGACCTGTGATCTGCTGAGCAGCTATGACCCGGTGTACAAGGTGAACCCGCCGCTGCGCCCGGCCGAGGACGTCGAGGCGTTGCGGGCCGGCCTGGCCGACGGGACCATCGACGCGGTGGCCACCGACCACGCCCCGCACGCCGCGCACGACAAGGACCACGCCTTCGGCGACGCCGCGTTCGGCATGCTCGGCCTGCAGACCGCCCTCGGGGTGCTGATCGAGACGATGGTCGAACCCGGCCGGCTGGACTGGGCGGGGCTGGCCGACCGGATGAGCGTCCGGCCGGCCATGATCGGACGGCTCGCCGGGCACGGCCGTCCGATCGCCGCGGGGGAGCCGGCCAACCTCACCCTGATCGATCCGGGCGCCAGCTGGCTGGTGGAGCCGGCCAGGCTGGCCTCGCTCTCGCGCAACACCCCGTTCGCCGGCCGGCGACTGCCCGGCCGGGTGCTGGCGACCTTCCTCCGCGGCCGGGCCACCGTGCGCGCCGGCGCGGTGCAGGCCCGGCCGGCGGTGGTGTGGGCATGACCCGCTGGCAAGGGCTGGCTACCCGGCGTGGATAACGGCGATCGAGTATCGAGGACGAGGAAATTTCCATGACTGACAAGGCGATTCTGGTCCTGGAGGACGGCCGGTTCTTCAGCGGCCAGTCCTACGGCGCGACCGGTGAGACCTTCGGCGAGGCGGTGTTCAACACCGGCATGACCGGCTACCAGGAGACCCTGACCGACCCGTCCTATCACCGTCAGGTGGTGGTGCAGACGGCCCCGCACATCGGCAACACCGGCGTGAACGACGAGGACCAGGAGTCCTCGCGGATCTGGGTGTCGGGTTACGTGGTGCGCGACCCGGCCCGGCGGATGTCGAGCTGGCGGGCCACCCGGTCCCTGGACGAGGAGCTGTTGAGCCAGGGCGTGGTCGGCATCTCGGGCATCGACACCAGGGCGCTGACCCGGCATTTGCGCGAGCGGGGCGCCATGCGCTGCGCGATCTCCTCCACCGACCTGGACCCCGACTCGGTGCGCCAGCGGGTGCTGAGCTCGCCGGGGATGGCCGGCGCCGATCTGGCCGGCGAGGTCAGCACCCGCCAGGCCTACACCGTCGAGGCGATCGGAACCCGCCGGTTCACCATCGCGGCGCTGGACTACGGCATCAAGACGATGACCCCGCACCGGCTGGCGCAGCGCGGCATCACCAGCCACGTGCTGCCGGCCGACTCCAGCGTGCGGCAGGTGCTCGACACCGGCGCCGACGCGGTGTTCCTGTCCAACGGACCCGGTGACCCGGGCACCGCCGACAGCGCGGTCGCGCTGCTGCGCGAGCTGCTGGCGACCGGCACCCCGGTGTTCGGGATCTGCTTCGGCAACCAGCTGCTGGGGCGGGCCTTCGGCTTCGGAACCTACAAGCTGCGTTACGGCCACCGCGGCATCAACCAACCGGTCCAGGACCGGGCCACCGGCAAGGTCGAGATCACCGCCCACAATCACGGCTTCGCCGTCGACGCCCCGATCGATCGGCCGACTTCGACAGATTTCGGCAGTGTGGAGGTCAGCCACATCTGCCTCAACGACAACGTGGTGGAGGGGCTGCGCGCCCATGACGTCCCGGCGTTCTCGGTGCAGTACCACCCGGAGGCCGCGGCCGGTCCCCACGACGCGGCCTACCTGTTCGACCGGTTCGCCGAACTCCTGGAGAACAACTGATGCCCAAGCGCAGCGACATCCACCACATCCTGGTGATCGGCTCGGGGCCCATCGTGATCGGCCAGGCGTGCGAGTTCGACTACTCCGGCACCCAGGCCTGTCGGGTGCTGCGCAGCGAGGGCTTCCGGGTCAGCCTGGTGAACTCCAACCCGGCCACCATCATGACCGATCCCGAGTTCGCCGACGCCACCTACATCGAGCCGCTGACGCCGGAGTTCGTGGAGAAGGTGATCGAGACCGAGGCGGCGCTGGGCCACCCGATCGACGCGCTGCTGGCCACCCTCGGCGGCCAGACGGCGCTGAACCTGGCTGTCGCGCTGCACAATCGCGGCGTCCTGGAGCGGCACGGCGTGGAGCTGATCGGCGCCGACATCAACGCCATCCAGCGCGGTGAGGACCGGCAGAAGTTCAAGGACATCGTCCGGACGGTCGGCGCCGACGTCCCGCTCTCGGCGGTCTGCCACAGCCTGGACGAGGCGGTGGCCTTCGCCGAGACGGTCGGCAACCGGGTGGTCATCCGGCCGTCCTTCACGATGGGCGGCCTTGGCTCGGGGATGGCGCACTCGGCCGAGGAGGTGCTCACCCAGGTCTCGCGCGGGCTGGACGCCTCGCCGGTGCACGAGGTGCTGGTCGAGGAGAGCGTGTTCGGCTGGAAGGAGTTCGAGCTGGAGCTGATGCGCGACCGCAAGGACAACGTGGTGGTGGTCTGCTCCATCGAGAACATCGACCCGATGGGGGTGCACACCGGGGACTCGATGACCGTCGCGCCGGCGATGACGCTGACCGACCGGGAGTACCAGCAGATGCGTGACGTCGGCATCGCCGTGCTGCGCGAGGTCGGCGTCGACACCGGCGGGTGCAACATCCAGTTCGCGATCGAGCCGAAGTCCGGCCGGATGATCGTGATCGAGATGAACCCGAGGGTGTCGCGGTCCTCGGCGCTGGCCTCCAAGGCGACCGGCTTCCCGATCGCCAAGATCGCCGCCAAGCTCGCGGTCGGCTACACCCTGGACGAGGTCACCAACGACATCACCGGCGCCACCCCGGCCTGCTTCGAGCCGACCCTGGACTACGTGGTCATCAAGATCCCGCGGTTCGCCTTCGAGAAGTTCCCGGGCGCTGACCCGGTGCTCACCACGCACATGAAGTCGGTCGGCGAGGCGATGTCGATCGGGCGCAACTTCACCGAGGCGATGGGCAAGGCGCTGCGCTCGATGGAGACCA
The Jatrophihabitans sp. genome window above contains:
- the truB gene encoding tRNA pseudouridine(55) synthase TruB, yielding MAKKGPTGPGGLIIVDKPAGMTSHDVVAKVRRIAGTRRVGHAGTLDPMATGVLVLGVERATKLMNHLILTDKTYLATIRLGETTSTDDAEGTVLSAASAAELDPAAIRSAISALTGEILQRPSSVSAIKVAGERAYARVRAGETVELAARPVTVQRFELVSEPRRAGECCDLDVLVDCTSGTYVRALARDLGELLGVGGHLTALRRTRVGVFTVAQALSLEQLAELPDPIALPLPRAIAATMPVRALSPAEAGELTFGRTIPPAGIEGVYGGIAETGEAVALLRESDGRARPVLGFTPAS
- the efp gene encoding elongation factor P, whose product is MATTNDLKNGLVLNIDGQLWTVVEFQHVKPGKGGAFVRTTLKNVLSGKVVDRTFNAGTKVETATVDKRAMTYLYKEGEDFVFMDGDTYEQMHVPARVVGDGANYLLDNAEAVVAVHEGLPLYIELPTSVELLITYTEPGLQGDRATGGTKPATVETGAEVQVPLFVTTGEKIKIDTRDGRYLGRINS
- the nusB gene encoding transcription antitermination factor NusB, which encodes MAARSKARKRAVDLIYEADLRGADPVTMLAERIALADPPVNDYTVELIEGVTEHRAAIDQLLTDYSEGWTLDRMPGVDRAVLRVGLYELLWAPDVPDAVAIDEAVELAKLLSTDESPKFVNGILGRVLRDQLPAGGASAT
- a CDS encoding transcriptional regulator; this translates as MAPGDREYARALGTRLRAVRSQQRLSLHGVERKSNGKWKAVVVGSYERGDRAVSVARLAELAEFYGVPISELLPTEDGVPSSRADSGGKVVLDLQKLQHVPAEDAAPLVRYAHSIQRQRGDYGNKVLSIRGEDLRALALMFDTSLERLTEKLLSWGVLAPGSIGHGQLD
- the pyrR gene encoding bifunctional pyr operon transcriptional regulator/uracil phosphoribosyltransferase PyrR, producing the protein MTATFTAPTSAGPPNAATTPSTATTATTPAGPPTASRSAGAKTVLHADDISRVLDRIAHQILEKTQGGDGVVLLGIPTRGQPLAHRLAARIASFSGVQVGLGSLDITLYRDDLRTQASRPLGRTVEPAGGVDAKLVILVDDVLFSGRTVRAALDALTDLGRPRAVQLAVLVDRGHRELPIRADYVGKNLPTSPEEQVRVSLVETDGVDEVSIVAAGGQA
- a CDS encoding aspartate carbamoyltransferase catalytic subunit: MIRHLLSAGDLDAASASQILDSAEQMDAIQTRQVKKLPALRGRTIVNLFFEDSTRTRSSFEIAGKWLSADVINVSAKGSSVSKGESLRDTALTVAALGVDALVVRHPSSGAVQRITEWVDCHVINAGDGTHEHPTQALLDAFSLRRRLGELAGRHIVIVGDLVHSRVARSNVALLTLLGAQVTLVAPPTLMPAGVHGWNCVTSWDLDATLAGKVAGDVDAVMMLRVQRERMGGGSAGGGRAAVGYFPTEREYAIGYGLSPARLELLPEHAPVLHPGPMNRGLEISSAAADSGRSLVLDQVRAGVAVRMAVLYHLLAGADEATGALRAAPAETAGASS
- a CDS encoding dihydroorotase, encoding MTGAARPAPVLLRGVRPLGGAPADVLVADGVIVEVGSGLELPDGAQLIEADGAVLLPGLVDLHTHLREPGREDTETIATGSAAAALGGFTAVHAMANTNPVADTAEMVEQVARLGELAGLVDVRPVGAVSRGLAGEQLAEIANMARSAAGVRVFSDDGHCVSDARLMRRALEYLKPFDAVLAQHAQDPRLADASCCAHEGELSGRLGLPGWPSVAEESIIARDVMLARHTGSRLHVCHVSSAGSVEVLRWAKARGIPVTAEVTPHHLLLTCDLLSSYDPVYKVNPPLRPAEDVEALRAGLADGTIDAVATDHAPHAAHDKDHAFGDAAFGMLGLQTALGVLIETMVEPGRLDWAGLADRMSVRPAMIGRLAGHGRPIAAGEPANLTLIDPGASWLVEPARLASLSRNTPFAGRRLPGRVLATFLRGRATVRAGAVQARPAVVWA
- the carA gene encoding glutamine-hydrolyzing carbamoyl-phosphate synthase small subunit; the encoded protein is MTDKAILVLEDGRFFSGQSYGATGETFGEAVFNTGMTGYQETLTDPSYHRQVVVQTAPHIGNTGVNDEDQESSRIWVSGYVVRDPARRMSSWRATRSLDEELLSQGVVGISGIDTRALTRHLRERGAMRCAISSTDLDPDSVRQRVLSSPGMAGADLAGEVSTRQAYTVEAIGTRRFTIAALDYGIKTMTPHRLAQRGITSHVLPADSSVRQVLDTGADAVFLSNGPGDPGTADSAVALLRELLATGTPVFGICFGNQLLGRAFGFGTYKLRYGHRGINQPVQDRATGKVEITAHNHGFAVDAPIDRPTSTDFGSVEVSHICLNDNVVEGLRAHDVPAFSVQYHPEAAAGPHDAAYLFDRFAELLENN